The Candidatus Dormiibacterota bacterium genome includes a region encoding these proteins:
- a CDS encoding LppX_LprAFG lipoprotein, whose product MRTRPLLGLALALAGVACGSSPGSGGVDATAMLRQGKAAVDAAGALHFTLAARDVPSGGAGTFITAGEGDAQRPNAVQGSLQVVFNGLPLRLGVVSSGGTFYVKLPFTTGYEATDPTKYGFGDPGRLLDPQAGLSSLLTDAKDASADGRDRLNGEELDEVKVTLPGKPVADLLTSADASKDVQGRIGLVPGSHQVRRVVLTGPFFDAHQSSTYTLILDRYGETVQITPPPH is encoded by the coding sequence ATGCGCACCCGACCGCTGCTGGGCCTCGCGCTCGCCCTCGCCGGCGTCGCCTGCGGCAGCTCGCCGGGCTCCGGTGGCGTCGACGCCACCGCGATGCTGCGGCAGGGGAAGGCGGCGGTCGACGCCGCCGGCGCGCTCCACTTCACCCTCGCCGCCAGGGACGTCCCCAGCGGCGGGGCGGGCACGTTCATCACCGCCGGCGAGGGCGACGCCCAGCGGCCCAACGCGGTGCAGGGCAGCCTGCAGGTGGTCTTCAACGGGCTGCCGCTGCGGCTCGGCGTGGTCTCGTCGGGCGGCACCTTCTACGTCAAGCTGCCCTTCACCACCGGCTACGAGGCCACCGACCCCACCAAGTACGGCTTCGGCGACCCCGGGAGGCTGCTCGACCCCCAGGCCGGGCTGAGCTCGCTGCTCACCGACGCGAAGGACGCGAGCGCCGACGGCCGCGACCGTCTCAACGGCGAGGAGCTCGACGAGGTGAAGGTGACCCTGCCGGGGAAGCCGGTGGCCGACCTGCTCACCAGCGCCGACGCCTCGAAGGACGTGCAGGGCCGCATCGGGCTGGTGCCGGGGAGCCACCAGGTGCGCCGGGTGGTGCTCACCGGCCCCTTCTTCGACGCCCACCAGTCGAGCACCTACACGCTGATACTGGACAGGTATGGCGAGACCGTCCAGATCACCCCTCCTCCCCACTGA